One stretch of Rissa tridactyla isolate bRisTri1 chromosome 21, bRisTri1.patW.cur.20221130, whole genome shotgun sequence DNA includes these proteins:
- the LOC128900456 gene encoding inositol 1,4,5-triphosphate receptor associated 2-like yields the protein MSSPQGHPDGVLAGSEQSVECVGEVPGTGRQELAVHTGDSDWTEEDAETPEDPLLIFPSEVSVLERLGLHGVALTEQDVEAAFAHLALAFRCDVFTLQQRVQVEKRARDAAEENIQEELGQCRAALEEARMSRAAEVMVQHVENLKRHHMREHAELEEMKRLIQQNSRNRQLAETQDDAEPRLRPHPLMRTFQQGSARRRVSIAVIPKQLLPGASPDSRAAPASEPEREGAQRRPSTQRSELEPQGQGSAVTREPAAEADGRGSSAGDEEPEQLGLTSKGSPAELWRPWLFLPQHYWVFLWLLLLSIAFLLLVRVLELQRLQPAASPKA from the exons ATGAGCAGTCCCCAGGGGCACCCAGACGGGGTTTTGGCTGGGAGCGAGCAGAGCGTGGAGTGCGTCGGTGAG GTGCCAGGCacgggcaggcaggagctggctgtgcaCACTGGGGACAGTGACTGGACCGAGGAAG ATGCAGAAACCCCGGAGGATCCGCTACTGATTTTCCCCAGTGAGGTCTCAGTGCTGGAGAGACTAGGCTTGCACGG GGTGGCTTTGACGGAGCAGGATGTGGAG GCAGCCTTTGCCCACCTCGCCCTGGCTTTTCGCTGTGACGTGTTCACCCTGCAGCAACGGGTGCAGGTGGAGAAACGGGCACGGGAcgcagcagaagaaaacatccaggaggagctgggacagTGCCGGGCTGCCCTGGAG GAGGCCCGGATGAGCCGAGCAGCGGAGGTGATGGTCCAGCACGTGGAGAACCTGAAGCGGCACCACATGCGGGAGCACGCAGAGCTGGAGGAGATGAAGCGCCTGATCCAGCAAAACTCCCGCAACCGGCAGCTGGCGGAGACCCAGG ACGACGCGGAGCCACGGCTGAGGCCTCACCCCCTGATGCGAACTTTCCAGCAG GGGTCTGCCCGCCGCAGAGTCAGCATCGCCGTCATCCCCAAGCAGCTCTTG CCAGGTGCCAGCCCTGACAGCCGAGCAGCCCCGGCCAGCGAACCGGAGAGGGAGGGGGCCCAGCGCCGGCCCAGCACCCAGAG gagcGAGCTGGAGCCACAGGGCCAGGGCAGCGCCGTGACCAGGGAGCCGGCGGCTGAGGCAGATGGCAGAGGCTCAAGTGCAGGGGATGAGGAGCCGGAGCAGCTTGGGCTGAC GTCGAAGGGGTCCCCGGCGGAGCTGTGGCGGCCGTGGCTCTTCCTCCCGCAGCACTACTGGGTTTTCTTATGGCTGCTTCTCCTGAGcatcgccttcctcctcctcgtccgTGTCCTGGAGCTGCAGCGGCTGCAGCCTGCGGCATCACCCAAGGCCTAg
- the MICAL1 gene encoding F-actin-monooxygenase MICAL1 — MSVPAEEPGNPAHAIFERFLRAGECREVLGCFGELCRQLGLQGSGLQLYHGLKAALNYWSAKALWSKLDKKAGHKDYDQGTACASTKCLVVGAGPCGLRAAIELALLGARVVLLEKRDSFSRNNVLHLWPFTIHDLRALGAKKFYGRFCTGTLDHISIRQLQLILLKVALLLGVEVHINVQFKGLVPPAGKAAGQGGWRAVLQPGSSPLSHYEFDVLISAGGGKFVPEGFKRKETRGKLAIGITTNFINRHSRAEVEVAEISGVARIYNQKFFQNLYNKTGIDLENIVYYKDDTHYFVMTAKKQSLLKKGVILQDKADIESLLSPENVNRDALLSYAKEAANFSTNYRLPELEFALNHRDLPDVDMFDFTCMTRSENAALVREHNGARLLLGLVGDCLVEPFWPLGTGVARGFLAAFDAAWMVRRWAAGTPPLEVLAERESIYQHLSQTSPDNTHKNISQYSIDPATRYPNINLQAIKANQVRDLYLVGVVEVDHKRKINNQLSTAVSGDAYEELLRWCQASTAGFRGVEVTDFTSSWTSGLALCALVHRFRPDLVDLNSMDLQDPIRTHQMILDVAEQELGIQPVLSSAEMATMAEPDRLGLITYLSQFYEAFKTSPEAEEVRKKPLSPHGTRGAILFLSKLQKSRNLTHKRAQDSAQKDAEAKRTRRDAELDTGLYGDTPDGAHEPPPTATTDPGQPPARGESSDACYFCGRRVYILERASAEGRFFHRGCFQCRRCGATLRLGDYAFDEEDGHFYCSLHYPSPPGMDLPQDEPPALPHGGATAGHPPVDAGSPCVSPLEGSPGPLQPPLAAPRPEGEPGVAEDAVDGGDMKEDGDMEEHGDIEEHGVMEECTDMEEQELPTQPGGDAEEEEGAEPEPRGLAEEGEESGGRRKIVLTPLEKLKLSTLNLTGEAELEPPPKPARLRLQAAPEVLPALWQKQGAWEEEEEETAMEEALEESDSEEEEEEEEEEGSDTSIMAELCLDLGEEEKYPTWKRTLTRRAREAQMNRFCKAQTIQRRLEEIEVTFRELEQQGIKLEKLLRDEDGTPADQKTQWMNQLLYLVQKKNSLMSEESDLMIAVQELKLEEQQWQLDHRLRFYMNMEESLKTPEDRVAEQEILAQLVEVVNKRNVLIHIQEEKRLSELQA, encoded by the exons ATGAGCGTGCCGGCAGAGGAGCCGGGCAACCCGGCCCATGCCATCTTCGAGAGGTTCCTGCGTGCCGGGGAGTGCCGGGAGGTGCTGGGCTGCTTCGGGGagctgtgccggcagctggggctgcagggcagcggGCTGCAGCTCTACCACGGCCTCAAAGCTGCCCTCAACTACTGGAGTGCCAAGGCCCTGTGGAGCAAGCTGGATAAGAAAGCCGGGCACAAGGACTACGACCAGGGCACAGCCTGTGCCAGCACCAAG TGCCTGGTGGTGGGGGCCGGTCCCTGCGGGCTGCGGGCGGCCATCGAGCTGGCGCTGCTGGGCGCCCGCGTGGTGCTGCTGGAGAAACGGGACTCCTTCTCCCGCAACAACGTCCTGCACCTCTGGCCCTTCACCATCCACGACCTGCGGGCGCTGGGCGCCAAGAAGTTTTATGGGCGCTTCTGCACCGGCACGCTGGACCACATCa gtaTCCGGCAGCTCCAGCTGATCCTGCTGAAGGTGGCTTTGCTCCTGGGGGTGGAAGTGCACATCAACGTGCAGTTCAAGGGCCTCGTCCCCCCTGCGGGCAAGGCAGCCGGACAGG gcgGCTGgcgggctgtgctgcagcccggctcctctcccctcagccacTACGAGTTCGACGTCCTCATCTCAGCCGGCGGCGGCAAATTTGTCCCCGAAG GGTTCAAGCGGAAGGAGACGCGGGGGAAGCTGGCCATCGGTATCACCACCAACTTCATCAACCGTCACAGCCGGGCCGAGGTGGAGGTGGCCGAGATCAGCGGCGTGGCCCGAATCTACAACCAGAAGTTCTTCCAAAACCTCTACAACAAAACAG GCATCGACCTGGAAAACATCGTCTACTACAAGGACGACACTCACTATTTCGTCATGACGGCCAAGAAGCAGAGCCTGCTCAAGAAGGGGGTCATCCTGCAG GACAAAGCGGACATCGAGAGCCTGCTGTCCCCGGAGAACGTGAACCGGGACGCCCTCCTCAGCTACGCCAAAGAAGCTGCCAATTTCTCCACCAACTACCGCCTGCCCGAGCTGGAGTTTGCCCTCAACCACCGGGACCTGCCGGACGTCGACATGTTCGACTTCACCTGCATGACGCGCTCGGAGAACGCGGCGCTGGTGCGGGAGCACAACGGGGCCCGTCTGCTCCTCGGGCTGGTGGGCGACTGCTTGGTGGAG CCCTTCTGGCCGCTGGGCACCGGCGTGGCCAGGGGTTTCCTCGCCGCCTTCGACGCGGCGTGGATGGTGCGGCGGTGGGCAGCCGGGACCCCCCCGCTGGAGGTGCTGGccgagag GGAGAGCATCTACCAGCACCTCTCGCAGACCTCCCCGGACAACACCCACAAGAACATCAGCCAGTACAGCATCGACCCGGCCACGCGCTACCCCAACATCAACCTGCAGGCCATCAAAGCCAATCAG GTCCGGGACCTCTACCTCGTGGGTGTGGTGGAGGTGGACCACAAGAGGAAGATCAACAACCAACTCAGCACCG CGGTCTCCGGAGACGCCTACGAAGAGCTGCTGAGGTGGTGCCAGGCCAGCACGGCCGGGTTCCGCGGCGTGGAGGTGACCGACTTCACCAGCTCCTGGACCAGCGGCTTGGCCCTCTGCGCCCTCGTCCACCGCTTCCGCCCCGACCTGGT GGACCTGAACTCCATGGACCTCCAGGATCCCATCCGGACCCACCAGATGATACTGGACGTGGcggagcaggagctgggcatccAGCCCGTCCTCTCCAGCGCCGAGATGGCCACCATGGCAGAGCCCGACCGCCTGGGGCTCATCACCTACCTCAGCCAGTTTTATGAAGCTTTCAAGACCTCTCCAG AGGCGGAGGAGGTCAGGAAGAAGCCGCTGTCTCCCCACGGCACGCGAGGGGCCATCCTCTTCCTCAGCAAGCTGCAGAAGAGCCGGAACCTGACACACAAACGTGCCCAG GATAGTGCCCAGAAGGATGCTGAGGCCAAGAGGACCCGCAGGGACGCCGAG CTGGACACGGGGCTGTACGGAGACACTCCGGACGGTGCCCACGAGCCGCCGCCAACGGCCACGACGGACCCAGGGCAG CCACCCGCCCGCGGGGAGAGCAGCGACGCCTGCTACTTCTGCGGCCGCCGCGTCTACATCCTGGAGCGAGCCAGCGCCGAGGGACGCTTCTTCCACCGCGGCTGCTTCCAGTGCCGGCGCTGCGGGGCCACCCTGCGCCTGGGCGACTACGCCTTCGACGAGGAGGACG GTCATTTTTACTGCTCGCTTCACTACCCCAGTCCCCCCGGCATGGACCTGCCCCAGGACgagcccccggcgctgccccatGGG GGTGCCACTGCTGGCCACCCACCTGTGGACGCTGGGAGCCCATGTGTGTCCCCCCTGGAGGGGTCACCcggtcccctgcagcccccactagCAGCCCCACGGCCGGAGGGAGAGCCTGGGGTAGCGGAGGATGCTGTGGATGGTGGTGACATGAAGGAAGATGGTGACATGGAGGAGCATGGTGACATAGAAGAGCATGGTGTCATGGAGGAGTGCACTGAcatggaggagcaggagctgcctaCACAGCCTGGAGGggatgcagaggaggaggagggtgctgaACCAGAGCCCCGAGGGCTGGCAGAGGAGGGTGAGGAGAGCGGGGGCAGGAGGAAGATCGTCCTTACGCCCCTGGAGAAGCTCAAGCTGTCCACGCTGAATCTCACTGGTGAAGCAGAGCTCGAGCCGCCGCCGAAGCCGGCTCGTCTGCGGCTCCAAGCGGCACCCGAGGTCCTCCCTGCCCTGTGGCAGAAACAAGGtgcctgggaggaggaggaggaggaaacggCCATGGAGGAAG CTTTGGAGGAGAGTGAcagtgaggaagaagaggaggaggaagaggaggaaggctcAGACACCAGCATCATGGCAGAGCTG TGCCTGGacctgggggaagaggagaaatacCCCACCTGGAAGCGCACGCTGACCCGCCGGGCCAGGGAAGCCCAGATGAACCGGTTCTGCAAAGCCCAG ACCATCCAGAGGCGGCTGGAGGAGATTGAGGTGACGTTCcgggagctggagcagcagggtATCAAGCTGGAGAAGTTACTCCGGGATGAGGACG